The following proteins come from a genomic window of Proteiniphilum propionicum:
- a CDS encoding NACHT domain-containing protein, which translates to MNNINSNLISEVTVRLRINDSSEISIGTGVIYYEDILDDKVYILTAAHCLFEDGDNFQKMLDNVCVDVYCPQEKKYKSIIVENINENLISINKLEDVAILIVDKENIDAINSSIPKIPIIKERKSFDFFVTKGFPQATKGKELVAVYATWLQEMIQSNRFQLQMNADYTATNVEGFSGAGIFLEANDEIYLYGIFTRFREEENGRVIYCQYIDSVNNLLIKNFLSLINYSYLGENGLNILFFANQVEREIKNLGPRFNEKLNFKLPIARFFNSVSKDTIFHQSVIKKTDKWLTEKGYKKLSDNELLKKLELELDTLRQEIKEWLIDFRSHSLENEISLLPLVKKVEDFNVKISEKWHEVFDFDIGQRREKDKPKKSFDSELSRLREIQDANRKFIEEIDELNIDLANHPTLIIQGEAGCGKSHLLGDIATRRKELNLPTILLLGTTFKNTTIEKNILNKLDLACSFKEFLENLNSIGLQINSRVLILIDAINEGVGKDLWENQIAGFVDTVAKYPAVGLVLTIRSTYFNDIIPDSFNSNQTITVITHEGFKGNEYEALKLFCTHYKLRLPNFPILNPEFTNPLFLLTICEAVKDLPEKSFPKGFNGINIIYSLYKQSLNQKFEKKRPEYKYQDIVSKAIEKLAIKLFNTEYHSLNIAEAVEFFNSEFPKFPSLFSDLIEESVLVKMKRKYNRDSTEEIVFFSYQRLGDFFMVEELLKPYSKREEVIKAFESDQQLQKIADNYQWSNRGIIEALAVLLPEKYDLELFELINFFFDKNTDKRNKEWLEAQTYETFTHILLDSLNWRELNSINDKKITVWLNKKGRIDHDQWWYKLTELASIANHPFNGDRLHRILLRHSMSERDGFWQKHIRWYSGYDDQKIAFPLQRLIDWAWSPNISYNVDPETARLVAQTLAWVLSSTDIALRDKTTKALVNLLEQQPETLIKTLTAFENIDDLYILDRLYSVAYGCILRTEKIESIRAIAQYIYDVIFKDGNPPAHLLVRDYARNAIEYGIYKEVGLDVDIELIRPPYNSQCDYKPLSNEQLDEKYKPKEDSGHWEKDNWGITAILHSMTTEYGRGTGGYGDFGRYVFQSAISHFKLPIKLNVDLLSNLAIEWIFEKYGYNPKIHGEHDRMVADHYYQREYKIERIGKKYQWIAFHQILAIIADNFKVREIWSFNDMYQLYKGAWQLYVRNIDPAYITKDNDNDKKDEENLIKQIDKEWWSDDEYSHWNYPDAKWIRTTEDLISPRKVIEKKNINEEWLQLQHSIEWREPKKIGVDLYYGRRKQIWYSIQGLLVRKSDKQKIIKYLKTKNFWGDWLPRNRDNESNLINREKFWSPAYLDVYKHNKKIWETIQDTKYKVIVATESANGGIEGDKSGANQSYNIPCKYIFEGMKLQYAPIDGTLKNSDNEIVVINSKPRSVLIRKRDLIRFLEENDLDIIWTLLGEKMSFDMNQRQDSYFAVPCGVYYLDNGKLMGELKMYSRD; encoded by the coding sequence ATGAACAACATTAATAGCAATTTAATTTCAGAAGTAACAGTCCGCCTAAGAATCAATGATTCAAGTGAAATTTCTATTGGTACAGGAGTCATATATTATGAAGATATCTTGGATGATAAAGTCTATATTCTGACGGCAGCGCATTGTTTGTTTGAAGATGGAGATAATTTTCAAAAAATGTTAGATAACGTTTGTGTGGATGTTTACTGCCCACAAGAAAAAAAATACAAATCTATTATCGTTGAAAATATTAACGAAAATCTTATTTCCATAAACAAATTGGAAGATGTTGCAATACTCATAGTAGATAAAGAAAATATAGATGCTATAAACTCCTCAATTCCGAAAATACCAATAATTAAAGAACGTAAATCATTTGATTTTTTTGTTACAAAAGGATTTCCACAAGCGACGAAAGGGAAAGAACTTGTTGCTGTTTATGCTACATGGTTGCAAGAAATGATACAATCAAACCGTTTCCAACTTCAAATGAATGCTGATTATACTGCGACTAATGTGGAAGGCTTCTCTGGTGCAGGAATATTCTTAGAAGCAAACGATGAAATTTATTTGTACGGAATTTTCACTCGTTTCAGAGAAGAAGAAAATGGAAGGGTGATTTATTGTCAATACATAGATAGTGTAAACAATCTTTTAATAAAGAACTTTTTGTCTTTAATAAATTATTCTTACTTGGGAGAAAATGGACTAAACATTTTGTTTTTTGCTAATCAAGTAGAACGAGAAATAAAAAATCTAGGTCCTAGATTCAATGAAAAATTGAATTTTAAGTTGCCAATTGCTCGATTTTTTAATAGTGTATCCAAGGATACTATTTTTCATCAGAGTGTAATAAAAAAAACAGATAAATGGTTGACAGAAAAAGGATATAAGAAATTAAGCGACAATGAACTTTTAAAAAAACTTGAATTAGAATTAGATACTCTTAGACAAGAAATAAAAGAATGGTTGATTGATTTTCGTAGTCATTCGCTTGAAAATGAAATATCACTTTTACCATTAGTTAAAAAGGTTGAGGATTTCAACGTTAAAATATCAGAAAAATGGCATGAAGTATTTGATTTTGATATTGGACAAAGGAGAGAAAAAGATAAGCCGAAAAAATCGTTCGATTCGGAATTAAGCAGATTGCGGGAAATTCAAGATGCAAATAGGAAATTTATTGAAGAAATCGATGAACTAAATATCGATTTAGCCAATCATCCAACATTAATTATTCAAGGTGAAGCCGGCTGTGGAAAATCTCATTTGTTAGGTGATATTGCTACACGAAGAAAAGAGCTAAATTTACCAACAATTCTGTTATTAGGGACAACATTTAAAAACACAACTATTGAAAAGAATATTCTTAACAAATTGGATTTAGCCTGCTCTTTTAAAGAATTTCTTGAAAATTTGAACAGTATAGGATTACAAATAAACTCAAGAGTATTGATACTTATTGATGCAATAAATGAAGGAGTGGGAAAAGATTTATGGGAAAATCAAATTGCAGGATTTGTGGATACTGTGGCTAAATATCCTGCTGTGGGTTTGGTTTTAACAATAAGAAGTACGTATTTTAACGATATTATTCCAGATAGCTTCAATTCAAATCAGACCATCACTGTTATTACACACGAAGGATTTAAAGGAAATGAATATGAAGCACTAAAGTTATTTTGCACACATTATAAGTTGAGACTTCCTAACTTTCCTATTCTAAACCCTGAATTTACCAATCCTTTATTTTTACTCACTATATGTGAGGCTGTCAAAGATTTGCCTGAGAAAAGTTTCCCAAAAGGATTTAATGGTATTAATATAATATATAGTTTATACAAACAATCTTTGAATCAAAAATTCGAAAAGAAAAGACCCGAATACAAATATCAAGATATTGTTTCAAAAGCTATTGAAAAACTTGCTATTAAATTATTTAATACTGAATATCACAGTTTAAATATAGCAGAAGCTGTTGAGTTCTTTAATTCTGAATTTCCTAAATTTCCATCTCTGTTTTCAGATTTAATTGAAGAAAGTGTGTTGGTAAAGATGAAACGTAAATATAATAGGGATAGCACGGAGGAAATTGTATTTTTTTCATATCAACGGCTTGGTGATTTCTTTATGGTAGAAGAGCTGTTAAAACCTTACTCAAAAAGAGAAGAGGTTATAAAGGCTTTTGAAAGTGATCAACAGTTACAAAAAATCGCAGATAATTATCAATGGTCGAATAGGGGTATCATTGAAGCATTGGCTGTTTTACTTCCTGAAAAATATGATTTAGAACTATTTGAACTGATAAACTTCTTTTTCGATAAAAATACTGATAAAAGGAATAAAGAATGGTTGGAAGCACAAACCTATGAGACATTTACACATATTCTGTTAGACAGCTTGAACTGGAGAGAATTAAACAGCATAAATGATAAGAAAATTACTGTTTGGTTAAATAAAAAAGGTAGAATAGATCATGACCAATGGTGGTATAAATTAACAGAACTGGCTTCAATCGCCAATCATCCTTTTAATGGAGATAGACTACATAGAATATTATTAAGACATTCAATGTCTGAACGAGATGGCTTTTGGCAGAAACACATTAGATGGTATAGTGGTTATGATGATCAAAAAATAGCATTCCCATTGCAACGATTAATCGATTGGGCTTGGTCACCCAATATTTCTTATAATGTAGATCCTGAAACTGCTCGACTGGTTGCTCAAACTTTGGCTTGGGTATTATCTAGCACTGATATTGCACTCCGAGATAAAACAACGAAAGCATTGGTAAATTTATTGGAACAGCAACCAGAAACTTTAATAAAAACATTGACTGCATTTGAAAACATTGACGATTTATATATATTAGACAGATTATATTCTGTGGCTTATGGCTGTATTCTGAGAACTGAAAAAATTGAATCAATAAGAGCAATAGCTCAATATATTTATGATGTGATTTTTAAGGATGGCAATCCACCTGCACATCTTTTGGTTAGAGATTATGCAAGAAATGCAATTGAATATGGAATTTATAAAGAGGTGGGGTTAGATGTTGATATTGAACTGATTCGTCCGCCATATAATTCTCAATGTGACTATAAACCTCTTTCCAATGAACAACTTGATGAAAAGTATAAACCAAAAGAAGATAGTGGACATTGGGAAAAGGACAATTGGGGAATTACAGCTATCCTACACTCAATGACAACTGAGTATGGACGTGGTACTGGTGGATATGGCGATTTTGGTCGGTATGTTTTTCAAAGTGCCATTTCACATTTTAAATTACCTATAAAACTGAATGTAGACTTACTAAGCAATCTTGCTATTGAATGGATATTTGAAAAATACGGATACAATCCGAAAATACATGGAGAACATGATAGAATGGTCGCAGATCATTATTATCAACGCGAGTATAAAATAGAACGGATAGGGAAAAAATATCAATGGATAGCCTTTCATCAAATTTTGGCAATAATTGCTGATAATTTCAAAGTACGAGAAATCTGGTCTTTTAATGACATGTATCAATTATATAAGGGAGCTTGGCAGTTGTATGTACGTAATATTGACCCTGCGTACATAACAAAAGACAATGATAATGATAAAAAAGATGAAGAAAATCTAATTAAGCAAATTGATAAAGAATGGTGGAGTGATGACGAATACTCTCATTGGAACTATCCTGACGCCAAGTGGATTCGAACAACGGAAGACTTAATATCTCCAAGAAAAGTAATAGAAAAGAAAAACATCAATGAAGAATGGCTACAATTACAACATTCTATTGAGTGGCGAGAACCGAAAAAAATTGGAGTTGACCTTTATTATGGCAGAAGAAAACAAATTTGGTATTCTATACAAGGTTTATTAGTCAGGAAATCAGACAAACAAAAAATAATCAAATATCTTAAAACTAAAAACTTTTGGGGTGATTGGTTACCCCGTAATAGAGATAATGAGTCAAATTTGATTAACCGTGAAAAATTTTGGTCACCAGCCTATCTGGATGTTTACAAGCATAACAAAAAAATATGGGAAACCATTCAAGATACTAAATATAAGGTTATAGTTGCCACCGAATCTGCGAATGGAGGCATAGAAGGAGACAAGTCGGGCGCAAATCAGTCCTACAATATACCTTGTAAATATATTTTTGAAGGGATGAAGCTTCAATATGCTCCAATAGATGGAACATTAAAAAATAGTGATAATGAAATTGTTGTTATTAACAGTAAACCAAGAAGTGTCCTCATACGAAAAAGAGATTTAATTCGATTTTTAGAAGAAAATGATTTAGATATAATTTGGACACTACTCGGAGAGAAAATGTCTTTTGATATGAACCAAAGACAAGATTCTTACTTTGCAGTTCCTTGTGGGGTGTATTATTTGGATAATGGTAAGTTAATGGGCGAATTGAAAATGTATAGTAGAGATTAG
- a CDS encoding MBL fold metallo-hydrolase → MELFCYQAECGDAIRIRFIGDDEKPHNIFLDSGYERTYRKVLRQVINDLIQAGECIDLWIISHIHDDHIGGVMKYIKSVEDKEIEDITREWFYNPPRQEAVVYDKRQEAVSSAMSISQGDKLYNFLRLNNKLPKKDITTDLGTVDRFGMKIHILSPTSSIITELRDKYKTEIPFQTNEIEEISSAKAIAQNDYNKNIEEFNLDRFNEDKSLENKSSVSVLVEYQGKKIMWLADSHPSVVIESLTQKGYSVNRPLVCDYVILSHHASKGNNSSSFFDMIKCSKYIISSNGENKHSLPDKEVLAKVIRNKNRDLSLPYSLFITYDTVGLKSIFDIDKNDVIEKWNFISVYSNTPFIYFHL, encoded by the coding sequence ATGGAATTGTTTTGTTACCAAGCAGAATGCGGTGATGCCATTCGAATTCGTTTTATCGGCGATGATGAAAAGCCACATAATATATTTTTAGATTCTGGTTATGAACGAACTTATCGCAAAGTCTTACGACAAGTAATTAATGATTTAATTCAAGCAGGAGAATGCATTGATTTGTGGATTATTTCTCATATTCACGATGACCATATAGGCGGAGTAATGAAATACATCAAATCTGTTGAGGATAAAGAAATAGAGGATATTACAAGAGAATGGTTTTATAATCCACCTCGACAAGAGGCTGTTGTTTATGATAAAAGACAAGAGGCTGTATCTTCTGCTATGAGTATTAGTCAAGGTGATAAATTATACAATTTTCTAAGACTAAACAATAAGTTACCTAAAAAGGATATTACGACAGATTTAGGAACTGTGGATCGTTTTGGAATGAAAATTCATATTCTTTCACCGACCTCCTCCATTATTACAGAATTAAGAGATAAATACAAAACTGAAATTCCCTTTCAAACCAACGAGATTGAAGAAATAAGTTCAGCCAAAGCGATAGCCCAAAATGATTATAACAAAAACATAGAAGAATTTAATTTGGATAGATTTAATGAAGATAAGTCTTTAGAGAATAAGAGTAGTGTCTCTGTATTAGTCGAATATCAAGGTAAAAAGATAATGTGGTTAGCAGATTCCCATCCATCTGTTGTAATTGAGTCATTAACTCAAAAAGGATACTCTGTTAATCGCCCCTTGGTGTGCGACTATGTTATTTTATCTCATCATGCAAGTAAAGGAAATAATAGCTCTTCTTTCTTTGATATGATAAAATGTAGCAAATACATTATTAGTAGTAATGGCGAGAACAAACATAGTTTACCCGATAAAGAGGTTTTAGCAAAAGTCATTAGAAATAAAAACAGAGATTTGTCTTTACCGTACTCTCTTTTCATCACATACGATACTGTAGGATTGAAAAGTATTTTTGATATTGATAAAAATGATGTTATCGAAAAATGGAATTTTATCTCTGTCTATTCTAATACACCATTTATATACTTTCATCTATAA
- a CDS encoding helix-turn-helix transcriptional regulator → MTDKKVINRIKVVLAENDRTNRWLAEAIGKNEATVSRWCSNKAQPSIDVFRQIAEALDVDVRELLHTTKK, encoded by the coding sequence ATGACCGATAAGAAAGTAATCAATAGAATTAAGGTTGTTTTAGCTGAGAACGATAGAACAAATCGCTGGCTTGCCGAAGCAATAGGAAAGAATGAAGCAACTGTTTCAAGATGGTGTTCCAATAAGGCTCAGCCCTCTATTGACGTTTTTCGTCAGATTGCAGAAGCTTTGGATGTGGATGTTCGAGAGTTACTTCATACAACTAAAAAGTAG
- a CDS encoding helicase-related protein: MEILDNKQGRTVEHEIAKRLDSNTSVSVSTGMFSIYAFYLLREKMKHTKGLKILLLSNPQTKNPQGVSIALDNTFWGTAEEGGLKRQLLLRYAAEECTHILERSRIRALRVPNSFGFKLIFIQNEHDSCVINPGMADFCADSLGFINSEKPQLHILHNKKEEVAQYKQMFDGIWSDTSMSKEITKLALDELKKGFKDYSPDAVYYMILHHLFHYSIVDFADDKIFKSRTGFKDKEIWNKLYKFQKDGVMGAIEKIEKYGGCIIADSVGLGKTFEALAVIKYYELRNDRVLVLCPKKLRDNWTVYTQNDKRNILINDRFNYDVLSHTDLTRVRGKSGDIDLATINWSNYDLVVIDESHNFRNSYPSKGEMTRYARMMNEVIKKGVKTKLLMLSATPVNNRMNDLKNQISFITEGDDSVFEEEGIDNISNVMKLAQRQFSDWAKYSDRNINELFDRLDNRYFKLLDMLTIARSRKHIVKYYDSADVGRFPTRLRPINEKTDIDSEQLFPSLRNINNAIRKLNLANFSPISSLKEEKKAEYAAKYDYQLSTGSVFKQSDREKNLVDLMRVNYLKRMESSIYSFYLSIKALLEQVNDNLYKIEHITELSDSSVTIDNIDIEDDESDYLIGNKVKVLLQDIDLVKWRQELEYDRDTLTKLMESAATISTTRDEKLTRLKEVIAHKIENPLNDNNKKVIVFTAFADTATYLYKELSEWILKEYGLYAALIKGSGTNKTNFPGIERKEMNELLTHFSPFSKERHKTFPHAKGEIDLLIATDCISEGQNLQDCDLLVNYDIHWNPVRIIQRFGRIDRLGSKNEQIQLVNFWPNMELNEYINLESRVKGKMVLLDISATGEENLIEMNENDEMTDLEYRRKQLEQLQSTVLDLEDIQGGITITDTNMNDFRMDIMEYEKNYLVDLQNIPLGIHAVVETDDEEIPPGTIFCMRSSVQQKGQSLLAPYYLVYMGEGGEPVLGYMQGKRCLDYLKKLCQGKTEVLAELAQNLKKETKNYANMKAYSSAFQLAIESVIGKSQEVGAASFFSTELVSLNAEGVTSQSDFDIVAFVVVKRK, translated from the coding sequence ATGGAAATATTAGATAACAAACAGGGCCGAACAGTTGAGCATGAGATAGCTAAACGGTTAGATTCAAACACTTCGGTGTCTGTCAGTACCGGAATGTTTAGCATCTATGCCTTTTATCTTTTGCGGGAAAAAATGAAACACACAAAAGGATTAAAAATCCTGCTTTTATCAAACCCGCAAACAAAAAATCCTCAAGGGGTATCCATTGCCTTGGATAATACTTTTTGGGGAACCGCCGAAGAGGGAGGACTGAAAAGGCAACTCTTACTACGATATGCAGCAGAAGAATGTACCCACATACTTGAAAGAAGTCGTATTCGTGCTTTGAGAGTTCCTAATTCATTCGGATTTAAGTTAATATTTATCCAAAATGAGCACGATAGCTGTGTAATCAATCCCGGTATGGCAGACTTCTGTGCAGATTCATTGGGTTTTATCAACTCGGAGAAACCACAGCTACATATTCTTCACAACAAAAAAGAAGAGGTGGCGCAATACAAACAAATGTTTGACGGAATATGGTCGGATACTTCCATGTCCAAAGAGATTACAAAACTGGCTTTGGATGAGTTAAAAAAAGGGTTTAAGGACTACTCTCCCGATGCTGTGTATTACATGATTTTGCATCATCTTTTTCATTATTCCATTGTTGATTTTGCCGACGATAAGATTTTTAAATCAAGAACCGGATTTAAAGATAAAGAAATTTGGAATAAACTTTACAAGTTCCAAAAAGATGGTGTAATGGGGGCTATCGAGAAAATTGAAAAATATGGCGGTTGTATTATTGCCGATAGTGTGGGGCTCGGAAAAACATTCGAAGCACTTGCCGTTATCAAATATTACGAATTGCGAAATGACCGTGTGTTGGTACTTTGCCCCAAGAAGCTGCGTGACAACTGGACAGTTTATACGCAAAACGACAAGCGCAACATTCTGATTAACGACCGTTTCAATTACGATGTGCTTAGCCATACCGATTTAACTCGTGTGCGGGGTAAATCGGGCGATATTGACTTGGCGACAATTAATTGGTCAAATTATGATTTGGTCGTAATAGACGAATCGCATAACTTCAGAAACAGCTATCCCTCTAAAGGCGAAATGACTCGTTATGCCCGAATGATGAATGAAGTCATCAAAAAGGGTGTAAAAACAAAACTGTTGATGCTTTCGGCGACACCGGTGAACAACCGGATGAATGATCTCAAAAACCAAATATCGTTTATCACGGAAGGCGACGACAGCGTGTTCGAAGAAGAGGGCATAGATAATATATCCAACGTAATGAAGCTGGCGCAGCGGCAGTTTTCCGATTGGGCAAAATATTCGGATCGGAATATAAACGAGTTGTTCGACCGGTTGGATAATCGTTATTTTAAACTATTGGACATGCTTACTATCGCCCGTTCACGCAAGCATATCGTGAAATATTACGATTCGGCGGATGTGGGAAGGTTTCCGACCCGTCTGAGACCGATAAACGAAAAAACCGATATCGACAGTGAACAACTGTTTCCTTCGTTACGTAATATCAACAATGCTATTCGCAAGCTGAATTTGGCAAATTTCTCGCCTATATCTTCTCTCAAAGAAGAGAAAAAGGCAGAGTATGCCGCTAAATACGACTATCAATTAAGTACCGGAAGTGTATTTAAGCAATCCGACCGTGAAAAGAACTTGGTGGACTTGATGCGGGTGAACTACCTGAAACGGATGGAAAGTTCCATCTATTCGTTTTATCTGAGTATAAAAGCGTTGCTGGAGCAGGTCAATGACAATCTGTATAAGATAGAACACATTACGGAGCTTTCCGACAGCTCTGTCACGATTGACAACATTGATATCGAGGATGATGAAAGCGACTACCTGATTGGCAACAAGGTAAAAGTATTGCTACAGGATATCGATTTGGTAAAATGGCGGCAGGAGTTGGAGTACGATCGGGATACGTTAACCAAACTCATGGAAAGTGCTGCTACCATATCCACTACTCGTGACGAAAAACTGACTCGCCTGAAAGAGGTCATTGCCCACAAAATAGAAAACCCGCTTAACGACAATAACAAAAAAGTGATTGTATTCACGGCTTTTGCGGATACCGCTACTTACCTTTATAAAGAATTGTCGGAGTGGATATTAAAAGAATACGGATTGTACGCCGCTTTAATCAAAGGAAGCGGAACAAACAAAACGAACTTTCCCGGTATTGAACGGAAAGAGATGAACGAGTTGCTTACGCACTTCTCGCCTTTTTCCAAAGAACGCCACAAAACATTTCCCCATGCAAAAGGGGAAATTGACCTGCTCATTGCCACCGATTGTATTTCGGAGGGGCAAAATCTGCAAGACTGCGACCTCCTGGTCAATTACGACATCCACTGGAACCCGGTGCGTATCATTCAACGATTCGGGCGTATCGACCGCTTAGGTTCAAAAAACGAGCAAATCCAGTTGGTCAACTTCTGGCCGAATATGGAGTTGAACGAGTATATTAACCTTGAGAGCCGGGTAAAAGGCAAAATGGTCTTACTCGATATTTCTGCTACGGGCGAGGAGAACCTGATAGAGATGAATGAAAACGACGAAATGACCGATTTGGAATATCGTCGCAAGCAACTGGAGCAACTCCAAAGTACAGTACTCGATTTGGAAGATATCCAAGGTGGAATAACCATTACGGATACCAACATGAACGATTTCCGGATGGACATTATGGAATACGAGAAAAACTACCTTGTCGATTTGCAGAATATTCCTTTGGGGATTCATGCCGTAGTTGAAACAGACGATGAAGAGATACCTCCCGGAACTATTTTCTGTATGCGTAGCTCTGTACAACAAAAAGGGCAAAGCCTGTTGGCTCCTTATTATTTGGTTTATATGGGCGAAGGTGGAGAACCTGTTTTGGGCTATATGCAGGGAAAACGTTGTTTGGATTATCTGAAAAAACTGTGTCAGGGCAAAACGGAAGTACTGGCAGAGTTGGCGCAAAACCTAAAAAAAGAGACAAAGAACTATGCCAATATGAAAGCCTATTCGTCCGCTTTTCAGTTAGCCATTGAGAGTGTCATCGGTAAATCGCAAGAGGTAGGTGCTGCTTCGTTTTTCTCTACAGAGTTAGTTTCGCTCAATGCCGAAGGGGTTACCTCACAAAGCGATTTTGATATTGTGGCATTTGTTGTTGTCAAGCGGAAATAA
- a CDS encoding DUF6088 family protein has product MMEENISQKVRDRVTRFKKGDLFTVRDFEDLNNDSLVTRTLSRLQNEGIIVRVATGIYMNPIKTQFGVLHPTIDQIAHKIAERDRAQIMPTGDTALNILGFSTQVPMNAVYITNGAKRKVQVGERNIIFKNVVQKNFQFKGKLLPLIIIALKELGENQVTDEIKDKISKLLSESDAEERATMMHDLYLSPVWMKELLLPIIKTVTE; this is encoded by the coding sequence ATGATGGAAGAGAATATTTCACAAAAAGTTAGAGATCGAGTAACTCGCTTTAAGAAAGGCGACTTGTTCACTGTGCGTGATTTTGAAGATTTAAATAATGATAGCCTTGTTACCCGAACGTTATCCCGTCTGCAAAATGAAGGCATCATTGTTCGTGTGGCAACCGGCATCTATATGAATCCCATAAAAACGCAATTTGGTGTTTTGCACCCTACGATTGACCAAATTGCCCACAAAATAGCCGAACGAGACAGGGCTCAGATTATGCCAACCGGTGATACTGCCTTAAATATTTTGGGCTTTTCTACTCAAGTACCGATGAACGCCGTATATATTACCAACGGAGCTAAGCGAAAAGTGCAAGTTGGCGAAAGGAATATTATTTTCAAAAATGTTGTTCAGAAAAACTTTCAATTCAAGGGTAAGCTTCTGCCATTGATAATTATTGCACTAAAAGAACTTGGAGAAAATCAGGTAACGGACGAAATAAAGGACAAAATAAGTAAGCTTCTTTCGGAGAGTGATGCCGAAGAGCGAGCAACAATGATGCACGATTTATACCTGTCGCCGGTATGGATGAAAGAATTGCTATTACCAATCATAAAAACAGTAACAGAATGA
- a CDS encoding nucleotidyl transferase AbiEii/AbiGii toxin family protein, producing MDERIAITNHKNSNRMSIWLNYSEDEKMVLLQQTAVARKISAEQAIEKDWWVTAILVALSKSSWADFLQFKGGTSLSKAWGLISRFSEDIDLTISRSFFDLPEETNQQRTKIRREAFHHIEEKLLPELDGILSSEGITGYKVELVTKNSSDMITLVEVKYQSILPTKIDYLLPVVKIEFSAMSLDEPFENREIATLIHSRFPEIDSEIKSLFKSVLPERTFLEKIFLLHEEYQKENPRTDRMSRHLYDLEKMMDSSFAQSALQDTDLYKAVVNHRQKFNSIKDVDYTTHEPAQIRICPPDHLMGSWRKDYENMKESFIYDKDKKTFDKIIERMEELTNRIRKINL from the coding sequence ATGGATGAAAGAATTGCTATTACCAATCATAAAAACAGTAACAGAATGAGTATTTGGCTGAATTATAGCGAAGATGAAAAAATGGTTTTGCTACAACAAACAGCAGTGGCCAGAAAAATTTCAGCAGAACAGGCAATTGAAAAGGATTGGTGGGTAACGGCCATTTTGGTAGCATTGTCAAAATCTTCGTGGGCGGATTTTTTGCAATTCAAGGGCGGAACTTCCCTCAGTAAAGCGTGGGGATTGATTAGTCGCTTCAGTGAAGATATAGATTTGACTATAAGTCGTTCGTTTTTCGATCTACCTGAAGAAACCAATCAGCAACGAACAAAAATTCGCCGAGAAGCTTTCCATCACATAGAAGAGAAGTTGCTCCCCGAGTTAGATGGTATACTTTCTTCAGAAGGAATAACAGGTTATAAAGTTGAGCTTGTTACAAAAAACAGTAGCGATATGATAACTTTAGTAGAAGTAAAATACCAAAGTATTCTTCCGACTAAAATAGATTATCTCCTTCCGGTTGTCAAGATTGAGTTCAGTGCCATGTCTCTGGACGAACCTTTTGAAAATCGAGAAATTGCAACACTTATCCATTCCCGGTTTCCTGAAATTGATAGCGAAATAAAGTCACTTTTTAAGTCCGTATTACCGGAACGTACCTTTTTGGAAAAAATATTCTTATTGCACGAGGAGTATCAAAAGGAAAATCCACGCACGGATAGGATGTCAAGACATTTATACGATTTGGAAAAGATGATGGATAGCTCTTTCGCTCAATCAGCGTTGCAAGATACGGACTTATACAAAGCCGTTGTCAATCATCGTCAAAAGTTCAACAGCATAAAGGATGTTGACTATACAACACACGAACCTGCTCAGATCCGGATTTGTCCTCCCGACCACTTGATGGGGAGTTGGAGAAAAGATTACGAAAACATGAAAGAGAGTTTCATTTATGATAAAGACAAAAAAACATTCGATAAAATTATCGAGAGGATGGAAGAGCTTACCAACAGGATAAGAAAAATCAACCTATAA